A stretch of Larus michahellis chromosome Z, bLarMic1.1, whole genome shotgun sequence DNA encodes these proteins:
- the LOC141736129 gene encoding uncharacterized protein LOC141736129 isoform X5 — translation MASCKLLWSDSPQGGGTTLLGTAYDYAFSYITGHLARWGISLEDLYIPVASIVTIFESLEYPSNVLIIVLLLLIFVGLFFFIGWICSRGKRPVETLPAPLTDTVPVETPWAPAADIAPVQTPPVPVTTTVPVQTTPNPATDTMPVQRPPVPATTTVSVQTLPSPAIGIAPVYTLPALPTDPDLVQTLLALMTRPAAATSAKSTLTLVMDDAADLQTQSEPVSVDPVHDRKSAVPADSDGQPGTLGDAVTEEVTRSLSLRDIRKDYSRQESEQVITWLLRCWNTGADSLDLDGREVKRLGPLARKSGIDRGLVRPPQSLTLWKRLLLRVRGRYPYRSNIMYRPSKWTTIERGIKNLREIAVWEMTFSDLGNLQTSLDSDALKITRPVWHKWLLSAPAAYVNALALFCWRHDEAPTVGEMGARMQRYAHSLLSAPQASVSVLKKSFGKASISAGDKRFPTKPVQEKQSTSRYTLWSTLRNQGENMRNWDGKPTSALQTWQQSASHSLLSPGEGSSIPGIDCPSGGNTALLFAMD, via the exons ATGGCATCTTGCAAATTGCTGTGGTCGGATTCACCTCAGGGTGGCGGGACCACTCTCTTAGGCACTGCGTATGATTACGCCTTCAGTTATATTACGGGCCATTTAGCAAGGTGGGGGATATCTCTTGAGGATTTGTATATTCCTGTGGCATCAATAGTAACAATTTTTGAGAGTTTGGAATACCCTTCAAATGTTTTGATCATCGTGCTTCTGTTGTTAATTTTTGTGGGCTTGTTCTTTTTCATTGGCTGGATCTGCAGTAGAGGGAAACGTCCTGTAGagaccctgccagcccccctgACAGACACTGTTCCTGTGGAGACGCCATGGGCCCCTGCGGCAGACATCGCCCCCGTGCAGACCCCACCGGTCCCTGTGACAACCACCGTACCGGTACAGACCACGCCGAACCCTGCAACTGACACCATGCCTGTGCAGAGACCGCCAGTCCCTGCGACAACCACTGTATCTGTGCAGACCCTGCCGAGCCCTGCGATAGGCATCGCGCCTGTGTACACCTTGCCAGCTCTCCCTACAGACCCTGATCTTGTCCAGACCCTGCTAGCTCTCATGACAAGACCTGCAGCTGCAACGAGTGCTAAATCTACTCTGACCTTGGTGATGGATGATGCAGCTGACCTACAGACTCAGTCAGAACCAGTATCAGTCGACCCTGTACATGACAGGAAAAGTGCAGTACCAGCAGATAGTGATGGTCAACCAGGAACATTAGGCGATGCAGTAACAGAGGAAGTGACTCGATCATTATCCCTACGAGACATACGTAAGGATTACAGCCGTCAGGAAAGCGAGCAAGTGATTACTTGGTTGCTCAGATGCTGGAATACTGGAGCCGATAGTTTGGACTTAGATGGCAGAGAAGTCAAACGTCTGGGACCATTGGCTAGAAAATCGGGTATTGACAGGGGCCTTGTAAGACCACCACAATCCCTCACCCTCTGGAAGCGACTCCTGTTACGCGTGAGGGGCAGGTATCCCTACAGGAGCAATATCATGTACCGCCCATCCAAGTGGACAACTATTGAGAGAGGCATTAAGAATCTGAGGGAAATAGCTGTGTGGGAGATGACTTTCAGTGATTTGGGCAACCTGCAGACATCATTAGATTCAGATGCACTCAAAATTACCAGACCTGTTTGGCACAAGTGGTTACTGAGTGCACCAGCAGCATATGTTAATGCATTGGCATTATTTTGCTGGAGACACGATGAGGCACCGACTGTGGGTGAGATGGGTGCTCGAATGCAACGTTATGCACATAGTCTTCTTTCTGCCCCACAGGCCAGTGTCTCAGTGCTGAAGAAATCATTTGGCAaggccagcatctcagctgggGACAAACGCTTCCCTACTAAACCTGTTCAAGAGAAGCAAAGCACATCACGATATACCCTGTGGTCTACCCTGCGTAATCAGGGAGAAAACATGAGGAACTGGGATGGAAAACCTACTTCAGCTTTACAGACTTGG cagcagagtgcaagccacagtttgctttcacctggagaggggTCCAGTATACCTGGAATTGATTGCCCCAgcggtggaaacacagccctactatttgccatggactga
- the LOC141736129 gene encoding uncharacterized protein LOC141736129 isoform X6: protein MASCKLLWSDSPQGGGTTLLGTAYDYAFSYITGHLARWGISLEDLYIPVASIVTIFESLEYPSNVLIIVLLLLIFVGLFFFIGWICSRGKRPVETLPAPLTDTVPVETPWAPAADIAPVQTPPVPVTTTVPVQTTPNPATDTMPVQRPPVPATTTVSVQTLPSPAIGIAPVYTLPALPTDPDLVQTLLALMTRPAAATSAKSTLTLVMDDAADLQTQSEPVSVDPVHDRKSAVPADSDGQPGTLGDAVTEEVTRSLSLRDIRKDYSRQESEQVITWLLRCWNTGADSLDLDGREVKRLGPLARKSGIDRGLVRPPQSLTLWKRLLLRVRGRYPYRSNIMYRPSKWTTIERGIKNLREIAVWEMTFSDLGNLQTSLDSDALKITRPVWHKWLLSAPAAYVNALALFCWRHDEAPTVGEMGARMQRYAHSLLSAPQASVSVLKKSFGKASISAGDKRFPTKPVQEKQSTSRYTLWSTLRNQGENMRNWDGKPTSALQTWQSASHSLLSPGEGSSIPGIDCPSGGNTALLFAMD from the exons ATGGCATCTTGCAAATTGCTGTGGTCGGATTCACCTCAGGGTGGCGGGACCACTCTCTTAGGCACTGCGTATGATTACGCCTTCAGTTATATTACGGGCCATTTAGCAAGGTGGGGGATATCTCTTGAGGATTTGTATATTCCTGTGGCATCAATAGTAACAATTTTTGAGAGTTTGGAATACCCTTCAAATGTTTTGATCATCGTGCTTCTGTTGTTAATTTTTGTGGGCTTGTTCTTTTTCATTGGCTGGATCTGCAGTAGAGGGAAACGTCCTGTAGagaccctgccagcccccctgACAGACACTGTTCCTGTGGAGACGCCATGGGCCCCTGCGGCAGACATCGCCCCCGTGCAGACCCCACCGGTCCCTGTGACAACCACCGTACCGGTACAGACCACGCCGAACCCTGCAACTGACACCATGCCTGTGCAGAGACCGCCAGTCCCTGCGACAACCACTGTATCTGTGCAGACCCTGCCGAGCCCTGCGATAGGCATCGCGCCTGTGTACACCTTGCCAGCTCTCCCTACAGACCCTGATCTTGTCCAGACCCTGCTAGCTCTCATGACAAGACCTGCAGCTGCAACGAGTGCTAAATCTACTCTGACCTTGGTGATGGATGATGCAGCTGACCTACAGACTCAGTCAGAACCAGTATCAGTCGACCCTGTACATGACAGGAAAAGTGCAGTACCAGCAGATAGTGATGGTCAACCAGGAACATTAGGCGATGCAGTAACAGAGGAAGTGACTCGATCATTATCCCTACGAGACATACGTAAGGATTACAGCCGTCAGGAAAGCGAGCAAGTGATTACTTGGTTGCTCAGATGCTGGAATACTGGAGCCGATAGTTTGGACTTAGATGGCAGAGAAGTCAAACGTCTGGGACCATTGGCTAGAAAATCGGGTATTGACAGGGGCCTTGTAAGACCACCACAATCCCTCACCCTCTGGAAGCGACTCCTGTTACGCGTGAGGGGCAGGTATCCCTACAGGAGCAATATCATGTACCGCCCATCCAAGTGGACAACTATTGAGAGAGGCATTAAGAATCTGAGGGAAATAGCTGTGTGGGAGATGACTTTCAGTGATTTGGGCAACCTGCAGACATCATTAGATTCAGATGCACTCAAAATTACCAGACCTGTTTGGCACAAGTGGTTACTGAGTGCACCAGCAGCATATGTTAATGCATTGGCATTATTTTGCTGGAGACACGATGAGGCACCGACTGTGGGTGAGATGGGTGCTCGAATGCAACGTTATGCACATAGTCTTCTTTCTGCCCCACAGGCCAGTGTCTCAGTGCTGAAGAAATCATTTGGCAaggccagcatctcagctgggGACAAACGCTTCCCTACTAAACCTGTTCAAGAGAAGCAAAGCACATCACGATATACCCTGTGGTCTACCCTGCGTAATCAGGGAGAAAACATGAGGAACTGGGATGGAAAACCTACTTCAGCTTTACAGACTTGG cagagtgcaagccacagtttgctttcacctggagaggggTCCAGTATACCTGGAATTGATTGCCCCAgcggtggaaacacagccctactatttgccatggactga